In Bacillus sp. DX3.1, the following proteins share a genomic window:
- a CDS encoding spore germination protein GerPE, producing the protein MFRHISVVHRSSVISMGISGVFQVGDSNQMELISRSLAVHREIPYFLEQEGKLDAYAIFTDNEITIPSRSTDIKMNVINECPFIEVNDVTIRALLNSACFHIGSVDYAFNNARLLQIRQYITDEPL; encoded by the coding sequence ATGTTTCGACATATTTCAGTTGTTCATCGTTCCTCTGTTATCTCTATGGGGATTTCTGGAGTTTTTCAAGTCGGTGATTCCAATCAGATGGAATTAATAAGCCGATCACTTGCCGTACATCGTGAAATTCCTTACTTCTTAGAACAAGAAGGTAAATTAGATGCTTATGCTATCTTTACAGATAATGAAATCACAATTCCATCTCGATCAACCGATATCAAAATGAACGTCATCAATGAATGCCCTTTTATTGAAGTAAATGATGTTACTATTCGTGCCCTTTTAAATTCCGCTTGTTTTCACATTGGTTCAGTTGATTATGCTTTTAACAACGCACGCCTCCTTCAAATTCGTCAATACATCACTGATGAACCTTTATAA
- the addA gene encoding helicase-exonuclease AddAB subunit AddA has translation MMQNWPVKPEGSQWTDDQWKAVVANGRDILVAAAAGSGKTAVLVERMIRKIISTENPVDVDRLLVVTFTNAAAQEMKNRIGEALEKVLIDDPASQHVRKQLSLLNKASISTIHSFCLQVIRTYYYMLDIDPRFRIANQTENELLKEEVLDDILEEEYGIEGNDIFFELVDRYTSDRSDDDLQRMILALHTESRAHPNPALWLDKLVEAYDVEGKSIEDLTYASYLLEDVKFQLRAAEQHVRKAIELAMLPDGPAPRIETLQADLALLTTLSAASHQSWTSVYEAMQTISWQTLKRIKKSDYNDDVVKQVDSLRNKAKDEVKKLQEELFSRKPESFLRDFQDMHPVLQKLVQLVKVFTGRFQTIKRDKGMVDFTDLEHFCLQILSEHTENGEMYPSPVALQYRNKFAEVLVDEYQDTNFVQESIIKLVTKDSEREGNLFMVGDVKQSVYRFRLAEPGLFLGKYKRFTSEGIDGGMKIDLAKNFRSRHEVLAGTNFIFKQIMGEAVGEIDYDADAELKLGASYPAGDDVAAELLCIHQSDKEVSDGEEGVEVEKAQLEARLIAQRIKAMVDSGYEVYDRKTDSMRPVKYRDFVILLRSMPWAPQIMEELKLQGIPVYAELATGYFEATEVNIMMNIFRVIDNPMQDIPLAAVLRSPIVGLHDEELAMLRAHEKKGSFYEVMRSFLQGAPLEEEAELHRKLQWFYDLLQGWREFARQQSLSDLIWKVYRETGYYDFVGGLPAGKQRQANLRVLYDRARQYEATSFRGLFRFLRFIERILERGDDMGTARALGEQEDVVRIMTIHKSKGLEFPVVFVAGLGRRFNTQDLMKRFLLHKDFGFGSQFIDPRKRIKYTTLSQLAIRRKMKMELIAEEMRVLYVALTRAKEKLILIGTVKDKDKEIEKWLDAREHTDWLLPDYVRAGASCYLDWIAPSLYRHRDSEMLLELGQGNIPNDIYQYDASWKVEAIDGASLQAPEPIQEEKQELLEALREKKPVPVESERKEEVYARLTWQYAYGEATAHRAKQSVTEIKRNYQSEDGSDHAFIKKIRAPIQTRPRFMEKKGLSYAERGTAVHAVMQHVNLKKPITAETIQEQIAEMVNKELLTFEQAEEIAAERIVAFFDTELGKRVLAAKSVEREVPFTMMLSAEEAYQNWQGEHEESVLVQGVIDCMMEEEDGVVLVDFKTDTIEGRFPGGFDQARPVLEDRYKVQLTLYGKALEKSLGQPVKGKYLYFFDGNHVLRVDE, from the coding sequence ATGATGCAAAATTGGCCAGTAAAACCAGAAGGTAGTCAATGGACCGATGATCAATGGAAGGCAGTTGTTGCGAATGGTCGTGATATTTTAGTGGCAGCGGCAGCCGGATCAGGAAAAACGGCTGTACTTGTAGAGCGGATGATCCGTAAAATTATTTCTACTGAGAATCCTGTGGATGTAGATCGCTTACTTGTTGTGACGTTTACAAACGCAGCAGCACAAGAGATGAAAAACAGAATCGGTGAAGCATTAGAAAAAGTATTGATTGATGATCCAGCGTCACAACACGTCCGTAAACAACTGAGTTTATTAAATAAAGCATCGATTTCAACAATTCATTCATTCTGTTTGCAAGTCATTCGAACGTACTATTATATGCTCGATATTGATCCGCGTTTTCGCATTGCCAACCAGACAGAAAACGAATTATTAAAAGAAGAAGTACTAGACGATATATTAGAAGAAGAGTATGGAATCGAAGGAAATGACATCTTCTTTGAACTTGTCGATCGTTATACGAGTGATCGAAGCGATGACGATTTACAGCGCATGATTTTAGCGCTTCATACAGAGTCTAGAGCGCATCCGAATCCAGCGCTTTGGCTTGATAAACTTGTAGAAGCATATGATGTAGAAGGAAAATCAATTGAAGACTTGACCTATGCCTCTTATTTATTAGAAGATGTGAAGTTTCAGCTTCGGGCGGCAGAGCAACATGTTCGAAAAGCAATTGAGCTAGCGATGCTGCCAGATGGTCCTGCACCACGCATTGAGACATTGCAAGCGGATCTTGCGCTACTCACGACGTTGTCTGCAGCGTCACATCAGTCTTGGACAAGTGTATATGAAGCAATGCAAACTATTTCTTGGCAAACATTAAAGCGCATTAAGAAGAGTGACTATAATGATGATGTTGTGAAACAAGTAGATTCATTACGGAATAAAGCAAAAGATGAAGTGAAGAAGCTGCAAGAGGAGTTATTTAGCCGTAAACCAGAAAGCTTTTTACGTGATTTTCAAGATATGCACCCTGTGCTGCAAAAGCTTGTTCAGCTTGTAAAAGTATTTACAGGGCGTTTTCAAACGATAAAGCGTGATAAAGGAATGGTTGATTTTACAGATTTAGAGCATTTTTGTTTGCAGATTTTAAGTGAACACACTGAGAACGGTGAAATGTATCCATCGCCAGTTGCGCTTCAATATCGTAATAAGTTTGCGGAAGTTCTTGTTGATGAATATCAAGATACGAACTTTGTGCAGGAGTCGATTATTAAACTTGTAACGAAAGATTCAGAGCGAGAAGGTAATTTATTTATGGTCGGCGACGTAAAGCAATCTGTTTATCGGTTTCGATTAGCAGAACCTGGCTTGTTTTTAGGAAAATATAAACGTTTTACGTCTGAAGGAATAGACGGCGGTATGAAAATTGATTTAGCGAAAAACTTCCGAAGTCGTCATGAAGTGTTAGCTGGCACGAACTTTATTTTTAAACAGATTATGGGCGAAGCAGTTGGGGAAATTGACTATGATGCGGATGCAGAGTTAAAGCTAGGAGCGAGTTATCCAGCAGGTGACGATGTCGCAGCCGAACTGTTATGTATTCATCAATCTGATAAAGAAGTGTCAGATGGAGAAGAAGGTGTGGAAGTCGAAAAAGCGCAACTAGAAGCACGTCTCATTGCACAAAGAATAAAGGCGATGGTTGATTCCGGATATGAAGTATATGACCGTAAAACAGATAGTATGCGCCCTGTGAAATATCGTGATTTTGTTATTTTACTTCGTTCGATGCCATGGGCACCGCAAATTATGGAAGAGTTGAAATTACAAGGTATTCCTGTTTATGCAGAACTAGCGACAGGTTATTTTGAAGCGACAGAAGTGAACATCATGATGAATATCTTTCGGGTGATTGACAATCCGATGCAAGATATTCCGCTTGCAGCTGTACTGCGCTCGCCGATTGTCGGATTACATGATGAGGAACTCGCGATGTTACGTGCTCATGAAAAGAAAGGTTCGTTTTATGAAGTAATGCGCTCGTTCTTACAAGGTGCACCGCTCGAGGAAGAGGCAGAGTTACACAGGAAATTACAATGGTTTTATGATCTCCTGCAAGGCTGGCGAGAATTTGCCCGTCAGCAGTCGCTTTCTGATCTCATTTGGAAAGTATATCGTGAAACAGGTTATTATGATTTTGTCGGTGGTCTTCCAGCAGGAAAGCAGCGTCAGGCCAATTTACGTGTGTTATATGATCGTGCTCGTCAATATGAAGCAACGTCTTTCCGCGGGTTATTCCGTTTTCTGCGTTTTATTGAACGGATTTTAGAGCGCGGTGATGATATGGGAACAGCAAGAGCGCTTGGTGAACAAGAAGATGTTGTCCGCATTATGACCATTCATAAAAGTAAAGGGTTAGAGTTTCCGGTTGTATTCGTAGCGGGACTAGGGCGCCGCTTTAATACGCAAGATTTAATGAAGCGCTTCTTATTACACAAAGATTTCGGTTTCGGATCGCAATTTATTGATCCGCGTAAACGAATTAAATATACGACGCTATCGCAGTTGGCAATTAGGCGGAAAATGAAGATGGAACTGATTGCCGAAGAAATGCGAGTATTATATGTTGCGTTAACACGTGCAAAAGAAAAACTCATTTTAATCGGTACGGTGAAGGATAAAGACAAAGAGATAGAAAAGTGGCTGGATGCACGGGAACATACCGATTGGTTGTTACCAGATTATGTTCGCGCGGGAGCATCTTGTTATTTAGATTGGATTGCACCATCATTATATAGGCACCGTGATAGTGAAATGCTTCTTGAACTTGGACAGGGAAACATTCCAAATGATATTTATCAGTATGACGCAAGCTGGAAAGTTGAGGCTATTGATGGTGCAAGTTTGCAGGCGCCAGAACCAATTCAAGAAGAAAAACAAGAACTATTAGAAGCACTTCGTGAGAAGAAGCCTGTTCCAGTAGAGAGCGAACGAAAAGAAGAAGTATACGCGCGGTTAACATGGCAATATGCATATGGAGAAGCAACAGCACATCGAGCAAAACAGTCTGTCACGGAAATTAAGCGAAACTATCAATCGGAAGATGGAAGTGATCATGCTTTTATTAAAAAGATACGTGCGCCTATCCAAACGCGCCCGCGGTTTATGGAGAAAAAAGGACTGAGTTATGCGGAACGTGGAACAGCTGTACACGCTGTGATGCAGCATGTGAATTTGAAAAAGCCAATTACAGCAGAAACAATTCAAGAACAAATTGCTGAAATGGTGAATAAAGAATTGTTAACATTTGAGCAGGCAGAAGAGATTGCAGCTGAGAGAATCGTTGCTTTCTTTGATACGGAGCTTGGGAAACGGGTACTGGCTGCGAAAAGTGTAGAACGCGAAGTGCCATTTACAATGATGTTATCAGCAGAGGAAGCGTATCAAAATTGGCAAGGAGAGCATGAAGAATCTGTGCTTGTGCAAGGTGTCATCGATTGCATGATGGAAGAGGAAGACGGCGTTGTATTAGTTGATTTTAAAACTGATACCATTGAAGGGCGTTTTCCAGGTGGATTTGATCAGGCAAGACCTGTTTTAGAAGATCGCTATAAAGTACAGCTTACATTGTATGGAAAGGCACTGGAGAAAAGTTTAGGTCAGCCTGTGAAGGGAAAATATTTATACTTTTTTGATGGAAATCATGTGCTACGAGTAGATGAGTAA
- the gerPF gene encoding spore germination protein GerPF has product MPSVVGNLIVQNSNGSFNLGDFYNVSPKENTKAYNGSGASNVGFVVSTFNGVSATNTFDSDVADQDQIGTA; this is encoded by the coding sequence ATGCCCTCTGTCGTTGGAAACCTTATCGTTCAAAATAGCAACGGTTCTTTCAATTTAGGTGATTTTTATAACGTATCCCCGAAAGAAAATACGAAAGCCTATAACGGATCAGGCGCATCAAATGTTGGTTTTGTTGTCAGTACATTCAACGGTGTCAGTGCAACAAATACATTTGATTCGGACGTTGCCGATCAAGATCAAATTGGAACAGCATAA
- a CDS encoding spore gernimation protein GerPD produces the protein MNFTVVNREIKVGTIKMNGISSSALFLIGDANLLILSSILDTPLESVIEGAFVPLVTDVPTARG, from the coding sequence ATGAATTTTACTGTTGTAAATCGTGAAATAAAAGTTGGTACGATAAAAATGAACGGTATCTCTTCCTCAGCGCTATTTTTAATTGGTGATGCCAACCTTCTCATTCTTTCTTCAATTCTCGATACGCCTTTGGAATCTGTGATAGAGGGAGCTTTTGTACCTCTAGTTACCGATGTTCCTACCGCTCGAGGTTAA